The genomic stretch AGTTCCATATTTCCTTGAGCAATTGTTCCACCGTCATTCCCGCCCATTCCTTCGGAATGGTGACCTTGAAATAGGACTGGATCGGCGGACCCTGTTCCATGATGTTCACCGCCTTTCTTTTTCCGCCGCAGTTGGTATCTCCGTTTCCGCTTTGTCCGCTTGGGGAACCGCCGTGGTCCGGCGTTGTGCCGCGCAAAATGGCCGAAAAGCGGATCCGCCGTGATTCGCGGGCGTTCAGCGAAAAGGGACGGAAACCTCCCGTTAAATCCTAAAAAATGCCCGCGCGGCCGCAATGGCGCCGGCAGAAGGAAAGAAAAAGGGGAAGGCAAAACGGCCTGTTCCTGAAATCAGGACCTTCCCCTCTTCCCGGCCATGCTTTTCCCCGCTGTTATTTTAAAACATTTTCCTCGAACCATTGTTCAAAGACCTCTTTTTCGTTATATCCGACAATCCGGGCGGATTCTTTGCCGTTCTCGAAATGGATGATGGTCGGCGTCGCCTCGATATCGTATTGTTCCCATCCTTCTTCGAATTCCAGCAAATTGAATAATTTTAAGTCGATCCCCAAATCGTTGCTGAGGGGGACGACGATCGGCGTCGTTTTTCTGCAATAGCTGCAGGTCGGGCTGTAAAAATAGACCGTCTCATCGTTGCCGTCCTTCAATTGGGCGGCCAATTCCTCCGGCAAAACGATGTTTTGATAATTGGGATCGTCCAGCTGGGCGATGGTTTCGCTGTGGAGGCTCGATTTTTTATACGGGTTTCCCTTTAATTTTTCCCGCTGCTGGTATACATTTAAAACCCAAATGGCGGCAAAAATAACGATGACGACGCTCAAAAAGGCGATGACTTTCTTCACCAATTGGCCTCCTTCCATTTTTTCCAGACGATGTAATTCGCCCCGGCGATCAGGATAAACGCCGTCAAGGCGAGAAAGGGGATGGTGATAAAACCGAACCAATTGATATATTGGGCCGTGCAGGGAATTCTGCCGCAGGAAATGGCGTTTTCGGTGAAAAAGGGAACCTTTTGGATCAAATAATGGTACAAGGAAATGGATCCCCCGATCACCGACAAGACCAGCGCATAAAGACTGATCCGGAAATCTTTCCGGACGACCGCCATGCCGAGCAGAACCGTCAACGGGTACATGAGAATCCGCTGATACCAGCAAAGTTCGCACGGTTCAAATTGGCGGATTTCGGAAAAATATAAACTGCCAAAAGTGGCTACAATAGAAACACACCAGCTAAAAAAAAGATAGGATTCCATCTTTTTTTGATCGTAAAACATTCGATCACCGCCTTCCGATTTCTAGTAATGATTTTAACACACTCGGCCCTTTTTTGCGTTTTCACTTTTGGAACTTTTTGCATGAAAAAAAACCTTGCGGCATGGCAAGGCTCAATGGTTTCTTTCGTTTCCTTCAGACGAAGATCGCTTCATTTTGTTCGCCGGCGGCTTTTTCGTTGGCGTATTCGGCGTAGCGGAGCAGTTCGTAAAAACAATATTCCATTCGCGTGTAGTCGTATTGGAAGTGGTAGGCATGCAAAAATTGTTCGATCTTTTTCGATAAAATGTCGTCCTTTGTCCGCACCATCAGGATGAGCAAATGGTCCCACTGGGCGAGCTTCGCGTAATGCAAGGCGCGGTCGTAATCCGCTTTATTCATGGACCCTCCTCCCTTTCAGGGGTTGTGATTATTGTGCGCGAATTTCCCCTTCTTTTACGCCCTAAAAGTTGACAATCCCCACGGAGCGGGGGATGGAATTTTTTG from Caldibacillus debilis DSM 16016 encodes the following:
- a CDS encoding thioredoxin family protein, translating into MKKVIAFLSVVIVIFAAIWVLNVYQQREKLKGNPYKKSSLHSETIAQLDDPNYQNIVLPEELAAQLKDGNDETVYFYSPTCSYCRKTTPIVVPLSNDLGIDLKLFNLLEFEEGWEQYDIEATPTIIHFENGKESARIVGYNEKEVFEQWFEENVLK
- a CDS encoding disulfide oxidoreductase, which gives rise to MFYDQKKMESYLFFSWCVSIVATFGSLYFSEIRQFEPCELCWYQRILMYPLTVLLGMAVVRKDFRISLYALVLSVIGGSISLYHYLIQKVPFFTENAISCGRIPCTAQYINWFGFITIPFLALTAFILIAGANYIVWKKWKEANW
- a CDS encoding YhdB family protein, encoding MNKADYDRALHYAKLAQWDHLLILMVRTKDDILSKKIEQFLHAYHFQYDYTRMEYCFYELLRYAEYANEKAAGEQNEAIFV